AAGATATGATGAAACAAGCGTCTTGCCACATTGATTTAATGTAGAAGATAACTTTGATAAATACATTAACGAAGTAATTGAAAATGAAAATTTAAACAACATAACTTTATATGCACACCTACAAGATTTTGACTATATTTTCGACTTATTTAAAGATATTAAAAATATTAAAATTTTGCAAACATCTAATTTTGTAATTGAAATAATGCATGAAAGTGTTTCAAAACTTTCTGGGATTGACTTTTTGAAAAATAAATATGAGATTGACGATAATGACATAATTGTCAGTGGCGATGGTGATAATGATTATGAAATGCTAAAAGAAATAAATAATTCTTTTGCTATGGAGAATGGGACAAAAAAAGCTTTAAGTGCAGGAAAAAAAACAATAGCTAAAGTTTGTGAAATTAAAAAATACATTAAGTTCGACGCTTAATGTATTTTTTATCTTTTTTTTAAAAAAAACGAACTTATTATATTTAAATATTTTTCTTCAAGATTTTTATTTTTATATTTACTTATTTTAACTTTTATTTTATTTATATTTATTTCATCTCTAAAACTCATTTTTAAGTTTTCAGATAAATATACTATTTCATTTATTTTAACTTGTTTTATAGCACCATAGCACATTATACAAGGCTCTAAACTTGTAAATATTTTATAATCTGAAAGATTAGTAATCTTAAGTTTTTTTAATGCTTTATTAATGGCGTTTATTTCAGCGTGCCCTGAAACTTTTTTATTCTTGTAGTAGTCATTAAAACTTGATGCTACAATTTCATTGTTTATAAAAATACAAGAAAAAACAGGTATGTCCTTATGGTTTTTTTTATTTTCTAGCTTATTTATATATTTATCAATCTTTATCATAAGTTAATTATAAACAAAAAAACCATGATACAAGACACATTCCCTTATAGCTGCTACCTTCCGGTCCTGACTCATTCGGGCGTAATCTTTATCACGGCATAAATATTATATATTTTATTACTTTATTTTAAAAGCATTAACTAGTCAATTTTAATATCGCTTAATTTTTTGACTGTATGTCTTGCTTTATCTCTAAAATTTAAATTATGATTTTGTTCAACAATATAAGAATTTTCAAAAAAATGCTCGAACATTGATAAATCATTATTGTCATCACCAACAACAATAATGTCTTTTATATCAATATTAAAAATATCGATCATCTTTTTTATTGCATTTCCTTTTGAAACATTAAAATTATGAATTTCATTAAACGTAATTTCTTTTAAATTATTAGAAACAGAGCTAAATTTTAGACCTTTATTATTCAACGTTATTTTTAAGTTTTCTCAAGTTTGCAATTTACACCCCATTTTAAAACAAATCATTTCCTTATCTTTAATATATTCTAAGCCCTTGTTTTGAGGTGTCATTCCCATAAAAGTTTTTTCCATTTCTTTTGTTCACATATCATGGTAGAAAAAATTTTCTTCTCCATCAAATGAATAAACAAGACTAAATATTTCTTTTCTATTTAGTTCAGCAAAATTTATTATTTCTTTTGTTAATTCGTCAGGTAAGTATTCAGCAAAAAGTTTATTACCCTTATTATC
This window of the Mesoplasma chauliocola genome carries:
- a CDS encoding HAD-IIB family hydrolase, with the protein product MKWWISDFDGTLTLNPKTEEINKEDMDFINEWSNKNNFIIATGRDVSYINNLIKKYNFKISYKIANNGAALYKGDEVIFNKPILMNQRKEIYKILKKLHNFAGIKIADHKVCFILSGINEEEPRYDETSVLPHWFNVEDNFDKYINEVIENENLNNITLYAHLQDFDYIFDLFKDIKNIKILQTSNFVIEIMHESVSKLSGIDFLKNKYEIDDNDIIVSGDGDNDYEMLKEINNSFAMENGTKKALSAGKKTIAKVCEIKKYIKFDA
- a CDS encoding deaminase, giving the protein MIKIDKYINKLENKKNHKDIPVFSCIFINNEIVASSFNDYYKNKKVSGHAEINAINKALKKLKITNLSDYKIFTSLEPCIMCYGAIKQVKINEIVYLSENLKMSFRDEININKIKVKISKYKNKNLEEKYLNIISSFFLKKR
- a CDS encoding HAD-IIB family hydrolase, with amino-acid sequence MKWLFTDFDGTLRNSKDELNRITKEDMEFVKKIQAEKGKIIVSTGRPFEHINEHIKNEYEDFEPDYYITNAGAAIFDNKGNKLFAEYLPDELTKEIINFAELNRKEIFSLVYSFDGEENFFYHDMWTKEMEKTFMGMTPQNKGLEYIKDKEMICFKMGCKLQTWENLKITLNNKGLKFSSVSNNLKEITFNEIHNFNVSKGNAIKKMIDIFNIDIKDIIVVGDDNNDLSMFEHFFENSYIVEQNHNLNFRDKARHTVKKLSDIKID